A window of the Comamonas sp. Y33R10-2 genome harbors these coding sequences:
- a CDS encoding DUF349 domain-containing protein, producing the protein MSDASEVNPASAKNSEQHPLDALTGGAFSAETSGDRASRIRDWLATQPTVEQLQDVHKELSKGDKSAARAVRERLDEIRRTANQEKISVEWAEKAQALLAATPFDAAAAAAWQRDAAKAGAALSREPLSQFKAQLAERVKAVEDLQHRTQVQREVALLLAQRIEVLSTKSWKDAKSVLEALGADVARWQVQAKELTGDASWTSVDSRFPPQLEAASAQLALVWDAFQSALAQTEASAADEAAPLPSVPVWADEIRVARGLPPETAAAGAAKPAAARAPAGAGGRGKPAPEQVEAAKAGLNQALQALQAETAGGNSKAGSDAVQAMRAAIKAHGRFVDEALVSEVHAALVAAGDAAGWQRQNADKMREELVAKAEALLNRPDGQAMGGRKIQETLRNLREQWKLADQGSMANHGLWKKFDEACNAAYKVVESWHDKIRHDSTEAKAQRLALVEEIKAWAAANAASQDWKSMLRALRQFGERWRESGHIGEKLFAELQPLFKQAMSAAEAPLQAAQKTSLERRHAMIAEATALGEAASLRIDAVKDLQQRWQAEAQVVPLDRKHEQKLWDAFRKPLDDAFNRKSVERGSRAPAVELSEHDRRVMDASKAVEAANASGDAQKIRSALAELEAAIKAQPAAAAPAAKAEENQAPAQADQASEATETEATAEAAPVSAKPARPVVAVRGDDRPGMKKEAAPAATGRPGDRRDGGRGRDGARGAAGDRGGRDSRDMGRGPREFIREDRGPRLADPAFRAQRDAVEHAQEALRRLAAQAHGEALTQLLGAWQARDAEQLPSAQQLGGKVTAPVRSSWSGAVTAAPKGNAGEALLRLEMAADVHTPADQMNARRALQLQLLTRRNEASPQQTWGQDVATVLASTSDEASARRLQTALKQLLRK; encoded by the coding sequence ATGTCTGATGCATCTGAAGTGAACCCGGCCTCTGCCAAGAATTCTGAGCAACATCCGCTGGATGCATTGACGGGTGGTGCTTTCTCCGCCGAAACCTCGGGTGATCGCGCTTCGCGCATCCGCGATTGGCTGGCCACTCAACCCACGGTTGAGCAACTCCAAGACGTTCACAAAGAGCTGAGCAAGGGCGACAAGAGCGCCGCCCGCGCAGTGCGTGAGCGTCTGGACGAAATTCGTCGCACCGCCAATCAGGAAAAAATTTCCGTGGAATGGGCTGAAAAGGCTCAGGCTCTGTTGGCGGCAACGCCTTTTGATGCCGCTGCCGCTGCCGCTTGGCAGCGTGATGCTGCTAAGGCGGGTGCTGCGCTGTCGCGTGAGCCCCTGTCCCAGTTCAAGGCTCAGCTGGCCGAGCGTGTGAAGGCTGTGGAAGATCTGCAGCACCGCACCCAGGTGCAGCGCGAAGTGGCTTTGCTGCTGGCTCAGCGTATCGAAGTGCTGTCCACCAAGTCTTGGAAGGACGCTAAGTCTGTGCTCGAAGCATTGGGCGCCGACGTGGCTCGCTGGCAAGTTCAGGCCAAGGAACTGACTGGTGACGCCAGCTGGACCAGCGTGGATAGCCGTTTTCCTCCTCAATTGGAAGCAGCATCTGCACAGCTGGCGCTGGTTTGGGACGCTTTCCAGTCTGCACTGGCGCAAACCGAAGCATCTGCCGCTGACGAAGCCGCTCCTTTACCTTCCGTGCCGGTCTGGGCGGATGAGATTCGCGTGGCCCGTGGCCTGCCGCCTGAAACGGCTGCCGCTGGCGCGGCCAAGCCCGCTGCTGCCCGTGCGCCTGCGGGCGCTGGCGGTCGTGGCAAGCCAGCCCCTGAGCAGGTTGAAGCAGCCAAGGCTGGCTTGAACCAAGCTCTGCAAGCGCTGCAGGCAGAAACTGCTGGCGGCAACAGCAAAGCTGGATCTGACGCAGTGCAAGCCATGCGCGCTGCCATCAAGGCCCATGGTCGCTTTGTGGACGAGGCTCTGGTGAGCGAAGTGCACGCAGCCCTGGTTGCTGCGGGTGATGCTGCTGGTTGGCAGCGCCAAAACGCAGACAAGATGCGTGAAGAGCTGGTGGCCAAGGCTGAAGCCTTGCTCAACCGTCCCGACGGTCAGGCGATGGGTGGTCGCAAAATTCAGGAAACCCTGCGCAATCTGCGTGAGCAGTGGAAGCTGGCTGACCAAGGCTCCATGGCAAACCATGGCCTGTGGAAGAAGTTTGACGAAGCCTGCAACGCTGCCTACAAGGTGGTGGAGTCTTGGCACGACAAGATTCGCCATGACAGCACGGAGGCCAAGGCTCAGCGTCTGGCTCTGGTTGAAGAAATCAAGGCTTGGGCTGCAGCCAATGCCGCCAGCCAAGACTGGAAGAGCATGCTGCGCGCACTGCGCCAGTTTGGCGAGCGCTGGCGCGAAAGCGGCCATATCGGCGAAAAGTTGTTTGCTGAACTGCAGCCGCTGTTCAAGCAAGCCATGTCGGCTGCTGAAGCGCCCCTGCAAGCTGCGCAAAAGACCAGCTTGGAGCGTCGCCACGCCATGATTGCTGAGGCAACAGCTCTGGGCGAAGCCGCTAGCTTGCGTATCGATGCTGTGAAGGATTTGCAGCAGCGCTGGCAAGCTGAGGCACAAGTCGTACCTTTGGATCGCAAGCATGAGCAAAAGCTGTGGGATGCATTCCGCAAGCCTTTGGATGATGCTTTTAACCGCAAGAGCGTGGAGCGTGGCTCGCGTGCGCCTGCTGTGGAGTTGTCCGAGCATGACCGCCGCGTGATGGATGCATCTAAGGCTGTGGAAGCTGCTAACGCTAGTGGTGATGCGCAGAAGATCCGCTCGGCTTTGGCTGAGCTGGAAGCTGCTATCAAGGCCCAGCCTGCTGCTGCAGCTCCTGCAGCCAAGGCTGAAGAAAATCAGGCTCCAGCCCAAGCAGATCAAGCGTCTGAAGCTACTGAAACAGAAGCAACTGCCGAAGCAGCTCCTGTGTCGGCCAAGCCTGCCCGCCCCGTGGTGGCAGTGCGTGGTGATGACCGCCCTGGCATGAAGAAAGAAGCGGCTCCTGCAGCTACAGGTCGCCCAGGCGACCGCCGTGATGGCGGCCGTGGTCGTGACGGTGCGCGTGGTGCTGCAGGTGATCGCGGTGGCCGTGATAGCCGCGACATGGGTCGTGGCCCGCGTGAATTCATTCGTGAAGATCGCGGTCCGCGTCTGGCTGACCCCGCTTTCCGCGCTCAGCGTGATGCGGTGGAGCATGCTCAAGAAGCTTTGCGCAGATTGGCGGCTCAAGCTCATGGCGAGGCACTGACGCAACTGCTGGGTGCATGGCAAGCGCGTGATGCGGAGCAGCTGCCTTCGGCCCAGCAACTGGGCGGTAAGGTGACAGCCCCTGTGCGCAGCTCTTGGTCTGGCGCTGTGACTGCTGCACCTAAGGGTAATGCTGGTGAAGCGCTGTTGCGTTTGGAGATGGCTGCTGATGTGCACACACCGGCAGACCAGATGAACGCACGCCGTGCACTGCAATTGCAGCTGCTGACGCGCCGCAACGAAGCTTCGCCTCAGCAGACTTGGGGTCAAGATGTTGCCACCGTGCTGGCCAGCACCAGCGATGAGGCTTCTGCCCGCCGCCTGCAAACAGCTCTGAAGCAACTGCTGCGCAAGTAA
- a CDS encoding DUF748 domain-containing protein — translation MSLLTSNRWLRRLLGSVLVLLLLWLLLWAVVPIVAKSQLQKQASAKLGRSVHVGKIDFSPWALSITLHDLVIDKAIKKVASSEGVDGAESQKDLESAAQPQLEIKRIFVNASAQSLFRLAPVLDAIEVDEPVVRLTQYSLGKLDIDDVIAKLSEPKDEDPSKPVNFALYNIALRDGRIELNDESVQRKHELKGLQLSIPFISNLESKREIKVLPHLAFDLNGSQFNSTGESTPFTDSRQTAMTLKWDKIDLAPYLGYVPASVPVLPLAGVLDTDLQIRFEEKEQAVVSVSGKLALSGVELQDRQNAPLLTFEALEVQLKNVQPLQNQIALESVRWVKPEVHASRNAQGVINWLGLTAPAKSAAPVSASASASASASTPDASDEVAEQPKVQAKAATAAEKTVSPLAISVQQFDIDSGIVHWHDAATGAAPAALTLAPMAVQVKNIAWPMSEPLNLTATTGLHSGERAKTEGAAQLVVDGQATVKDGKLELKLEQLPLQWVQPYIEAHFKPQLSAMLNTKAQVSWGEGGVQAQVAELTADKLQLQDKQAPVNVEQIKVTGIHVDLAAQQVQVESIALQKPQLAAIRDAQGRWMYERWLPKASGAKPAQHGGKVEPSKPWSVKLASIAVDGGSIQLRDSAPAQGQAAQVVQLDVNGLNVRLGAFEPLATKAAPTPLEISAQLAANRRVNAGSLQFKGQFGLTPVSAQGQLQVKALPLHAFEPYFGHKLNVDLVRADGNFKGKVNYFAHAKGPQVAVLGDVELNDLRVRSTLAAPVKEEAGKPTTAKGALTAVLNESTADRGKAMAAKTGLGLPDDLLAWKMLAVRGLDLNMQPAQPLRVSVRDTALSDFFARVIVQRNGRINLQDIVKTEKSEQSVEQNEQSNAKVAAGEKPEAGKAAAVSEPAKPEGSGPAPVIKVGPIVLTGGKVQFSDYFIQPNYSADLSELKGRLSAFSSEAPAGQTEPQMADLEIKGKAQGTATLDIGGKINPLAKPLALDIRTQMNDLELSPLSPYSIKYAGYGIERGKLYMDVNYKVLPDGQLTASNKLVLRQLTFGDKVEGAPASLPVKLAVALLSDRNGVIDLDVPLSGSLNDPQFRLAPIVFKVLGNIIMKAVTAPFALLSGAFSGGDESGGVSFAAGSALLDAKAKDQLAKIVKSLNDRPALKMTVVGESREAEDKEAWKSAELDRLLLAQKRRAAIRDGKSGDDVVEVLDTERAALLKAVYGRADIKKPRNVVGLAKELPVDQMTALLVASINVPDDAMRELALARGVAVRDYLSTQKLPLGRLFLGAPKLDVKDKDWTPRAQLSLSAQ, via the coding sequence ATGTCACTGCTTACATCGAATCGCTGGTTGCGCCGGCTTCTCGGGTCTGTTTTAGTCCTTTTGCTGTTGTGGCTGCTTTTGTGGGCCGTGGTGCCCATCGTGGCCAAGAGTCAGCTGCAAAAGCAAGCCTCTGCCAAGCTCGGGCGCAGTGTGCATGTGGGAAAAATCGATTTCTCGCCTTGGGCGCTGTCCATCACCTTGCATGATCTGGTGATCGATAAAGCTATTAAAAAAGTAGCTAGTAGTGAAGGTGTTGACGGGGCTGAAAGCCAAAAAGACCTTGAATCTGCAGCCCAGCCCCAGCTAGAAATCAAGCGCATTTTCGTCAATGCCAGCGCGCAGTCTTTGTTTAGGCTCGCTCCTGTGCTTGATGCCATTGAGGTGGATGAACCGGTGGTTCGCCTAACCCAATATTCGCTGGGCAAGCTCGATATTGATGATGTGATCGCCAAGCTCTCTGAGCCCAAGGACGAAGATCCATCCAAGCCGGTCAACTTTGCGCTCTACAACATCGCGCTGCGTGATGGCCGTATTGAACTCAATGACGAGTCCGTGCAGCGCAAGCATGAACTAAAAGGTTTGCAGCTGAGCATTCCTTTCATCAGCAACCTAGAGTCCAAGCGTGAAATCAAGGTGCTGCCGCATCTGGCTTTTGACTTGAATGGCAGTCAGTTCAACTCCACGGGCGAGAGCACTCCGTTCACAGATAGTCGCCAGACTGCGATGACGCTCAAGTGGGACAAGATCGATCTCGCGCCTTATTTGGGCTATGTGCCGGCCAGCGTGCCAGTGCTGCCTTTGGCGGGTGTGCTGGATACAGATCTGCAAATTCGCTTTGAGGAAAAAGAGCAGGCCGTGGTGAGCGTCAGCGGCAAGCTGGCTTTGTCGGGCGTGGAGTTGCAAGATCGCCAAAATGCACCGCTGTTGACCTTTGAAGCCCTTGAAGTACAGCTCAAAAATGTGCAGCCGTTGCAAAACCAGATTGCGCTTGAGTCGGTGCGCTGGGTTAAGCCTGAGGTGCATGCCAGCCGTAATGCGCAGGGCGTGATCAATTGGCTGGGTTTGACTGCACCTGCTAAGTCTGCTGCGCCTGTATCTGCCTCTGCATCTGCATCTGCATCTGCGTCCACACCTGATGCTTCTGACGAGGTTGCTGAGCAGCCGAAGGTGCAAGCGAAGGCAGCCACTGCGGCAGAAAAGACCGTTAGCCCTTTAGCAATCAGTGTCCAGCAGTTCGATATTGATAGCGGGATTGTGCACTGGCACGATGCCGCCACTGGCGCGGCCCCTGCCGCGCTGACGCTCGCGCCGATGGCTGTGCAGGTTAAGAACATTGCTTGGCCTATGAGCGAGCCGTTGAACCTGACGGCAACGACGGGTCTGCATTCTGGCGAACGAGCCAAGACTGAAGGCGCTGCCCAACTGGTGGTTGATGGCCAAGCCACTGTCAAAGACGGCAAGCTGGAGCTGAAACTGGAGCAACTGCCCCTGCAATGGGTGCAGCCCTATATTGAGGCGCACTTTAAGCCGCAGCTCAGCGCCATGCTCAACACCAAAGCCCAGGTTTCTTGGGGTGAGGGCGGCGTGCAGGCGCAGGTGGCTGAATTAACGGCTGACAAGCTGCAATTGCAAGATAAACAGGCGCCAGTCAACGTCGAGCAAATCAAGGTAACGGGTATACATGTCGATTTGGCTGCGCAGCAAGTGCAGGTGGAGTCGATTGCCTTGCAAAAGCCCCAACTGGCTGCCATACGCGATGCGCAAGGCCGCTGGATGTATGAGCGCTGGCTGCCCAAGGCTTCGGGCGCCAAACCAGCGCAGCATGGTGGCAAGGTGGAGCCTAGTAAGCCATGGTCCGTCAAACTGGCATCGATTGCCGTGGATGGCGGATCTATCCAATTGCGCGATTCAGCGCCCGCGCAAGGGCAGGCAGCGCAAGTGGTGCAGTTGGATGTGAATGGTTTGAACGTGCGCCTAGGTGCTTTTGAGCCTTTAGCCACCAAAGCAGCACCCACGCCGCTGGAAATTTCAGCGCAACTGGCGGCCAATCGCCGTGTGAATGCGGGCAGCTTGCAGTTCAAGGGGCAGTTTGGCTTGACCCCTGTGTCTGCCCAAGGTCAGTTGCAAGTCAAGGCGCTGCCTTTGCATGCGTTTGAGCCTTACTTTGGGCACAAGCTCAATGTGGATTTGGTACGTGCGGATGGAAACTTCAAAGGCAAGGTCAACTATTTTGCCCATGCCAAGGGACCGCAAGTCGCCGTACTGGGCGATGTCGAGCTGAACGATCTGCGTGTGCGCTCCACCTTGGCGGCTCCCGTGAAGGAAGAAGCAGGTAAACCCACCACAGCCAAGGGCGCGCTGACTGCGGTGTTGAACGAATCAACGGCTGACCGCGGCAAGGCCATGGCTGCCAAGACAGGTCTGGGCCTGCCAGACGATTTGCTGGCTTGGAAGATGCTGGCTGTGCGCGGGCTGGATTTGAATATGCAGCCCGCCCAGCCGCTTCGGGTGAGCGTGCGCGATACGGCGCTGAGCGACTTTTTTGCCCGTGTGATTGTGCAGCGCAATGGCCGCATTAACCTGCAAGACATTGTGAAGACTGAAAAGTCTGAGCAGTCGGTAGAGCAAAACGAGCAAAGCAACGCAAAAGTTGCTGCGGGTGAAAAGCCTGAGGCGGGTAAGGCTGCGGCAGTGAGTGAGCCAGCCAAGCCTGAGGGCAGTGGCCCTGCGCCCGTCATCAAGGTCGGTCCCATCGTGCTGACGGGCGGCAAGGTGCAGTTTTCTGACTATTTCATTCAGCCCAATTATTCGGCTGATTTGAGTGAGCTAAAGGGCCGCCTGAGCGCCTTCTCGTCTGAAGCGCCTGCGGGCCAGACTGAGCCGCAAATGGCTGATCTGGAGATCAAGGGCAAGGCGCAAGGCACGGCGACGCTGGACATTGGCGGCAAGATCAACCCGCTTGCCAAGCCGCTGGCGCTGGATATTCGTACGCAGATGAATGACCTGGAGCTGTCGCCGCTGTCGCCTTACTCCATCAAATACGCGGGCTACGGCATTGAGCGCGGCAAGCTGTACATGGATGTGAACTACAAAGTGCTGCCAGATGGGCAACTTACAGCATCCAACAAACTGGTGCTGCGCCAGCTGACCTTTGGTGACAAGGTTGAAGGCGCGCCTGCATCGTTGCCTGTTAAGTTGGCCGTGGCCTTGTTGTCTGACCGCAATGGCGTGATTGATTTAGATGTGCCGCTGAGCGGCTCGCTCAACGATCCTCAGTTCCGTCTGGCACCCATCGTTTTCAAGGTGCTGGGCAACATCATCATGAAAGCCGTGACTGCGCCGTTTGCGTTGCTGTCGGGTGCGTTCTCGGGCGGCGATGAGTCGGGCGGAGTGAGTTTTGCCGCGGGCAGCGCGCTGCTGGATGCCAAGGCAAAAGATCAACTGGCCAAGATCGTCAAGTCGCTCAATGACCGCCCGGCGCTGAAAATGACGGTGGTCGGTGAATCACGAGAGGCTGAGGATAAGGAAGCTTGGAAATCTGCGGAACTTGATCGCCTGCTGCTGGCCCAAAAACGCCGTGCTGCCATCCGTGATGGCAAAAGCGGTGATGACGTGGTTGAAGTGCTTGATACCGAGCGAGCCGCGCTGCTCAAAGCCGTTTATGGCCGTGCTGATATCAAAAAGCCCCGCAATGTGGTCGGACTAGCGAAAGAGCTTCCAGTCGATCAAATGACCGCTTTGTTGGTGGCAAGTATCAACGTCCCAGATGACGCCATGCGTGAGCTGGCGCTGGCGCGTGGCGTTGCGGTGCGAGACTATCTGTCCACCCAGAAGCTGCCTTTGGGGCGACTGTTTCTGGGCGCTCCCAAACTTGATGTAAAGGACAAGGACTGGACGCCGCGCGCCCAGCTGAGTCTGTCTGCACAATGA
- a CDS encoding lytic transglycosylase domain-containing protein codes for MPASGKLVASARTLGHKTANGFLALTHNGFALLGLAVAISALILISRPDLRLAGATELREWLDTRLPVVAETIIEEAPASEIVVASDRATAVNPTSLPKDQAAVAFWLSKKYRVAPEPIAALVSEAYALGKANKLDPTLILAIMAIESSFNPFAQSSVGAQGLMQVMTKVHTDKYESFGGRHAAFDPVTNLKVGVKVLKECIARAGSIEGGLRYYVGAANLPSDGGYAAKVLAEHQRMRQGAGLGASTLVATKPAAPKAVESTTVSHSEQVTVAGSSL; via the coding sequence ATGCCAGCGTCAGGAAAATTAGTCGCCTCTGCGCGAACGTTGGGCCATAAGACGGCCAACGGTTTTCTTGCTCTTACCCACAACGGTTTCGCCCTCTTGGGCTTGGCCGTGGCCATTTCGGCCTTGATTTTAATTTCCCGCCCAGACCTGCGTCTGGCTGGTGCAACTGAGCTGCGCGAGTGGCTCGATACACGCCTGCCCGTTGTGGCTGAAACCATCATCGAAGAAGCTCCAGCTTCCGAGATCGTTGTCGCCAGCGACCGCGCCACCGCAGTCAACCCCACAAGCTTGCCCAAGGATCAAGCCGCTGTCGCCTTTTGGCTCAGCAAGAAGTACCGCGTCGCTCCAGAGCCCATCGCGGCCTTGGTCAGCGAAGCCTATGCTTTGGGCAAAGCCAACAAGCTGGACCCCACGCTGATTTTGGCCATCATGGCCATTGAGTCGAGTTTCAACCCATTTGCCCAAAGCTCGGTCGGTGCTCAAGGTTTGATGCAGGTGATGACTAAGGTCCACACCGACAAGTACGAAAGCTTTGGCGGCCGTCATGCTGCATTTGATCCCGTGACTAACCTCAAAGTTGGCGTCAAGGTGCTCAAGGAGTGCATTGCACGCGCTGGCTCTATCGAAGGTGGTCTGCGCTACTACGTAGGTGCTGCTAATCTGCCAAGCGACGGTGGCTACGCCGCCAAAGTACTGGCCGAGCATCAACGTATGCGCCAAGGCGCTGGCCTAGGCGCTAGCACTTTGGTTGCGACCAAGCCTGCTGCGCCCAAGGCAGTGGAGTCCACAACGGTGTCTCACTCTGAGCAAGTTACCGTTGCTGGTTCCAGCCTGTAA